A stretch of Leptospira neocaledonica DNA encodes these proteins:
- a CDS encoding DUF3015 family protein, producing MKRILAVSLFFALVASPLYVASAKHGAAGCGLGSIVITENKKVHQVIAATVNGTLGNQTFGISTGTLGCETSGFTQKQAEQQIFVHMNFQSLEQEFAKGSGEKMEAFASLMGCSDMGTFGKIGKEKFSALFDQNSPDSFLEKMRFEVANNSALVGSCKI from the coding sequence ATGAAAAGAATATTAGCAGTATCTCTATTTTTCGCTCTAGTAGCTTCTCCACTCTATGTGGCTTCCGCTAAACACGGTGCTGCTGGATGCGGTTTAGGTTCTATCGTAATCACTGAGAACAAAAAAGTTCATCAAGTGATTGCAGCTACCGTAAACGGAACTCTTGGAAACCAAACGTTCGGAATTTCAACAGGAACTTTGGGATGTGAGACCAGCGGCTTTACTCAAAAGCAAGCGGAACAACAGATCTTTGTTCACATGAACTTCCAATCTTTGGAGCAAGAATTTGCTAAAGGTTCCGGAGAGAAAATGGAAGCTTTCGCTTCCTTGATGGGTTGTTCCGATATGGGAACTTTCGGAAAAATAGGAAAAGAGAAATTTTCCGCACTTTTCGACCAAAACTCTCCTGACTCCTTCTTGGAAAAAATGAGATTCGAAGTAGCAAACAACTCCGCTTTAGTCGGAAGTTGCAAAATCTGA